The DNA window CCGTCCGTCGCTGCGGGTGCTCGGGCAGCGCGGGGTCAGCGTGCTCGACCTGCGCCGGGCCCGGGTGACCGGGCGCGACGGCGGGTGGGGGATCGAGGGTGTGCGATGGAGCCGGCTGACCGCCGGCGACGCGTACCTCGCGCCACGGTGGACCGTCGTCCCGGCCGCAGGCAAGCCACGCCTGCGTCCGGAGGCGGGGCCGTGCGTGGCGACGCCGTCCGAGGACGTCTTCTACGACTACGCGATGGTCACTCTGGTGGAGACCGGGCTGGCCGCCCGTACCGGCTGCGTGGCGGTCGGCGGGACGTCCTACGAGAAGGACCCGCGGTGGGCGGCCCGGCTCACCCGGGGCGCCGGGTTCGCCGCGTTCCGGGGCGCGTCGGCGACCACGTTCACCGACGTGGTGGTCGGCATCCGGCCGGCCTGACGTGGTGCGGCGGCGTCGGACCCGACCGGCCCGGCGCCGCCGTCACGAACATGTAACAGAAGTTACGTATTGAGCAGTGAACTTAATGGATGTAACTTCTGTTTCATCGCTTCGTGGCCCCTCGGAGGTGCCCATGTCCCCATCCCGCCACTCCCGCCGACTCGCCGTGACGGCGGCCGCCGCCGCGCTGCTCACCGTCGCCCCGCTCGGCGTCACCGCCGCACACGCCCAGGTCACCCGGGTACGCCAGGGCAGCGCCACCGACGCCTCCCGGGCGAGCTGGTCCGGCCCGGCGTACACCATGAACGGATCCGGCGGCATCGTCACCGCCACCATGACCAGGGCGATCGACGCGATCCGCGGCGGCGCCGGCGCGATCGACGTGGTGGTGGTCGCCGGCTCCGGCTCCGGCACTCCGGAGTGCGACGTGATCACCGGCCTGACCGGCGTCAACTCGTGCACCACGCTCACCCTCACCGCCACCGCCGACGGCAACAACAGTCAGGTCAACACCGACATCCGCAACGCCGAGTTCGTCTACTTCGCCGGTGGCGACCAGTGCCGCTACGTGGCCTGGAAGGGCACCGCGCTGGAGGCGTCGGTCGAGTCGGTGGTGGCCAAGGGCGGCGGTGTCGGCGGTGGCAGCGCCGGGCACCACGTCAACAGCGACGTGGTCTACGACGCCTGCACCGCGAGCGCCACCTCGGCGGGCGCGCTGGCCAACCCGTACGACAGGTCGTTGACGTTCACCACCGGCATGTTCCGGTGGCCGAACTACGCCAACACCATCAACGACTCGCACTTCGTCACCCGCGACCGGATGGGCCGGACCATCGCGTTCGTCGCCCGGGCGGTCAAGGACGGGTTGGTCACCGGCGGCAAGGCGTGGGGAGTCGGGGTCGAGGAGGGCGCCTCGCTGTTCGTCGACCGCGCCGGCCGGGCCACGCTCAGCGGCCCGAGCGCCTACGTCGTGCTCGGCGACCACCAGCCCGAGGTCGCCGCGTCCAGGCAGCCGCTCACCTACCTCAACGTCAAGATCTGGAAGCTGACCAACGGCCAGAGCTACGACTTCGCCAACCGGCCGAGCTGCGGCTACTACCTGCGCAGCGTGCGCGCCGGGGTGCCGGACGGCAACCTCTACGACGGCACGCCGGTGACCGACTGCTCGTCCACCCCGCCGCCGCCGTCCGGCGGATCGTCCTACGCCGAGGTGGAACCGAACGACTCGCGCACGGCCGCGAACGACATCGCCGGGCTGACCTATCCGGCCACCGTCACCGGGGACATGAAGAGCACCACCGACCGCGACTACTTCTCGCTCACGCTCGGCGCCGGGCAGACGCTGACCGTGAACTGCGCCATCCCGTCGGCGTACGACGCGGACCTCTACCTGCTCAGCGCGAGCGGGAGCACGCTGGCCCGCTCGGTGAACGACGGCGCCGGGGCGGACGAGTCGCTCACCCTGACCCGCACCGCGTCCGGCACCGCCACGTACCACCTCGATCTGGAGGCGTACGCCGGCTCCGGGACCGCCGACTACGCGTGCGCGGTCGCGAAGTCCTGACCCGCCGTGGCTCCCGCCCGGGCGTCCGTCGGCCCGGGCGGGGCCCGCTACGCTCGGCCCGTGTCGAACTCCGATGCTGTCGACGAACCGCACGCGGTGGGGGTGGCCGCGCTGATCCGCGGGCGGCTCGGCGAGTGCAGCCCGGCCGAGCGCCGGGTCGCCCGCACCCTGCTCGCCGCCTACCCGTCCGCCGGCCTGGGCACGGTGGCCGCGCTGGCCGAGCGGGCCGAGGTGAGCGCGCCGACGGTGCTGCGACTGCTGTCCCGGCTCGGCTTCGGCGGCTACCCGGAGTTCCAGCGGGCGCTGCGCGACGAGCTGGCGGAGCGGGAGACCTCGCCGCTGACCGCCTACCGGGCGAGCGAGCGGGGCGGGGCGCCGCCGGAGGGGGCGCTGCCCCGGGCCGCGGCGGCGCTCCCGGACGCGGTGGCCGGCACGCTCGCCGACCTGCCGCAGGGCGAGCTGGACGCGGCCGTGCGCCTCCTCGCCGACCAGCAGTTCCGGGTCACCGCGGCCGGTGGGCGGTTCTCCGCGCTGTTCGCCAACTATCTGGTGCTGCACCTGATGCAGGTGCGCGGCAACAGCCGGCTGCTGCCGGCCGGGCCGGTGGAACGCGCCGACATGCTCGTCGACGTCGGCCGGCGCGACTTGGTGGTGCTCTTCGACTTCCGCCGTTACGAGGAGCCGACCCTGGAACTGGCCCGTGAGGTCACCGGCCGGGGCGCCCGGGTGGTGCTGTTCACCGACCGGTGGCTCTCGCCGGTGGCCGGCTTGGCCGAGGTGGTGCTGCCCAGCCGGGTTGACTCGCCGTCGCCGTACGACAGCTTCGTGCCCACGTTGGCGCTGGTGGAGACGCTTGTCGCGGCGCTGATCGACAGGCTCGGTCCGGTGGCCGGCGCCCGGCTCAAGGCGATGGAGGGGGCGCAGCAGGCGTTCGGCGGGCGCTGAAACGTTCGTTACAGAAAACTGTAACCCCACCGAGATCGTAACGTGAGTTACAGTCCGGGGGCTGGCTGATCCGGCCCCCGGAAGGACTCCCCATGCGCATCCGTTCCCTCGCCCTGCTCGCCACCACCACGGCGTTGCTCGCCGTCACCGCGGCCTGCGGCACCTCCTCGGCCGATGGCTCCACCGACGAGGTCAAGGCCGTCTCGGTCACCATCGACGGCGTCGGCGCGGTCGAGACCGACCCGACGCTCGCCGGCAAGGTCCCGTCCGACGTGCGCGGCCGTGGCACCGTCACGGTCGCCACCAACGCCCCCTACCAGCCGTTCATCGACTTCAAGGTGGAGGGCCGCACGGACCAGT is part of the Micromonospora sp. WMMD980 genome and encodes:
- a CDS encoding MurR/RpiR family transcriptional regulator — encoded protein: MSNSDAVDEPHAVGVAALIRGRLGECSPAERRVARTLLAAYPSAGLGTVAALAERAEVSAPTVLRLLSRLGFGGYPEFQRALRDELAERETSPLTAYRASERGGAPPEGALPRAAAALPDAVAGTLADLPQGELDAAVRLLADQQFRVTAAGGRFSALFANYLVLHLMQVRGNSRLLPAGPVERADMLVDVGRRDLVVLFDFRRYEEPTLELAREVTGRGARVVLFTDRWLSPVAGLAEVVLPSRVDSPSPYDSFVPTLALVETLVAALIDRLGPVAGARLKAMEGAQQAFGGR
- a CDS encoding pre-peptidase C-terminal domain-containing protein — translated: MSPSRHSRRLAVTAAAAALLTVAPLGVTAAHAQVTRVRQGSATDASRASWSGPAYTMNGSGGIVTATMTRAIDAIRGGAGAIDVVVVAGSGSGTPECDVITGLTGVNSCTTLTLTATADGNNSQVNTDIRNAEFVYFAGGDQCRYVAWKGTALEASVESVVAKGGGVGGGSAGHHVNSDVVYDACTASATSAGALANPYDRSLTFTTGMFRWPNYANTINDSHFVTRDRMGRTIAFVARAVKDGLVTGGKAWGVGVEEGASLFVDRAGRATLSGPSAYVVLGDHQPEVAASRQPLTYLNVKIWKLTNGQSYDFANRPSCGYYLRSVRAGVPDGNLYDGTPVTDCSSTPPPPSGGSSYAEVEPNDSRTAANDIAGLTYPATVTGDMKSTTDRDYFSLTLGAGQTLTVNCAIPSAYDADLYLLSASGSTLARSVNDGAGADESLTLTRTASGTATYHLDLEAYAGSGTADYACAVAKS